In the genome of Leucobacter luti, one region contains:
- a CDS encoding GntR family transcriptional regulator codes for MSSPELVAEALTERILSLELTPGTPLREIALAETYACSRRTAREALLQLARAGLVSHERNRGAVVRTFTPEDISDLYRVRRTLEGQGAASCIAAPLAQLQAVDQAYERLAASARSGQDTVKHALMDLRFHAAVIALIGSTRIDSFFEQIAVEMAYAIRLIQHDEVAERVSEAEVLRDHAHIRDAVLARNPLEAQRAVLAHIEENEPRLLRVIRAG; via the coding sequence ATGAGCTCGCCGGAGCTCGTGGCAGAGGCGCTCACAGAGCGGATCCTCTCGCTCGAGCTCACTCCGGGGACCCCATTGCGTGAGATCGCACTGGCGGAAACATACGCGTGCTCGCGCCGCACGGCGCGAGAAGCACTCCTGCAACTCGCGCGCGCCGGGCTTGTGAGCCACGAGCGCAATCGCGGGGCTGTGGTGCGAACGTTCACGCCGGAAGACATCAGCGATCTCTACCGGGTGCGGCGCACACTCGAAGGCCAGGGCGCTGCGTCCTGCATCGCCGCACCCCTTGCGCAGTTGCAGGCTGTGGACCAGGCGTACGAGCGACTCGCTGCGTCTGCACGGTCAGGCCAGGACACGGTCAAGCACGCGCTCATGGACCTGCGGTTTCACGCCGCCGTGATCGCCCTGATCGGGAGCACGCGCATCGACAGCTTCTTCGAGCAGATCGCGGTGGAGATGGCCTATGCGATTCGGCTCATTCAGCACGACGAGGTCGCAGAGCGCGTCTCGGAGGCCGAGGTGTTGCGCGATCACGCGCACATCCGGGACGCCGTGCTGGCGCGCAACCCGCTCGAAGCGCAGCGGGCAGTGCTCGCCCACATCGAGGAGAACGAGCCCCGCCTGCTGCGGGTGATCCGTGCCGGGTAA
- a CDS encoding aminotransferase class V-fold PLP-dependent enzyme: MNATVPPLTPAQFRGLFPALDHAPHFASCSQGALSDHLAHTMQRMTASLIEAQAPWGAWVGKVEEYRTLSGRMLDVDSEHVAVLSCASEAAFQVVSSLDWSGERNRLVTSDLEFPSVGNVWRAQQGAIDVINVPGIEASLHAENWIPLIDERTKLVSIPLVSYINGTRPEIEQVIAHAHSVGALVFVDAYQGAGVLPFSAAKLNCDFLVTGNLKYLLGLPGIAMLYVRDCVNVERPAGLTGWFGRVNPFAFDAAGVDYPENARRFEMGTHPIPSAYAGVAGLETVAKIDLAETWSHIEGLRDQLAAELVAQGHTLDFPLDSAHRGPEVAIVMQDPDALAGRLAEYRIGTSPRGERLRLSFHAYSNQQDVDTLVHALAELNVAVA; the protein is encoded by the coding sequence ATGAATGCCACTGTTCCACCGCTCACTCCGGCTCAATTCCGCGGGCTCTTCCCCGCGCTCGATCACGCCCCGCACTTCGCTTCGTGCAGTCAGGGCGCCCTCTCCGATCATCTCGCCCACACGATGCAGCGCATGACCGCGAGCCTCATCGAAGCTCAGGCTCCGTGGGGGGCGTGGGTCGGCAAAGTCGAAGAGTACCGCACCCTCTCTGGCCGCATGTTAGACGTGGATAGCGAACACGTCGCCGTCCTCTCGTGCGCCTCTGAAGCCGCATTCCAGGTCGTCTCCTCACTCGATTGGAGCGGCGAGCGCAACCGACTGGTGACGTCGGATCTAGAGTTCCCCTCCGTCGGCAATGTCTGGCGCGCACAACAGGGCGCGATCGACGTCATCAACGTTCCGGGAATCGAAGCCTCGCTCCACGCAGAGAATTGGATCCCGCTGATCGACGAGCGCACGAAGCTCGTTTCGATCCCGCTGGTGAGCTATATCAACGGCACACGACCGGAGATCGAGCAGGTGATCGCACACGCACACTCCGTGGGCGCACTCGTGTTCGTTGACGCCTATCAGGGAGCCGGTGTCCTGCCGTTCTCAGCTGCGAAACTGAACTGCGACTTCCTCGTCACCGGCAATCTGAAGTACCTGCTCGGTCTCCCGGGTATCGCAATGCTCTATGTACGCGACTGTGTGAACGTCGAACGCCCGGCCGGCCTCACCGGCTGGTTCGGACGTGTGAATCCCTTTGCGTTCGATGCCGCTGGCGTCGACTACCCCGAGAACGCGCGCCGGTTCGAAATGGGCACGCACCCGATCCCGTCGGCCTATGCCGGTGTGGCGGGGCTCGAGACGGTCGCCAAAATCGACCTGGCAGAGACGTGGAGTCACATCGAAGGGCTGCGAGATCAGCTGGCTGCCGAGCTGGTGGCCCAGGGTCATACCCTTGATTTCCCGCTCGACTCAGCTCATCGCGGACCAGAAGTAGCCATCGTCATGCAGGACCCTGACGCACTCGCGGGGCGCCTTGCCGAGTATCGCATCGGCACCTCGCCCCGTGGTGAGCGGTTGCGGCTCTCGTTCCACGCGTACTCCAACCAACAGGACGTCGACACGCTGGTGCACGCGCTGGCTGAGCTGAACGTCGCGGTCGCGTAG
- a CDS encoding phosphotransferase has translation MGRAHDGGDDHGTPPRITDATIAEIAASALDLLARVVTPVAAELPNTLVHQDLHDSNVLADADGGIAAFIDFDDMLVGWRVAEPAIAAAYLARHTDDPRAAVDAVAAGWEAALPLQRQSAARIAHSCSHGWR, from the coding sequence GTGGGCCGCGCACACGACGGCGGAGACGATCACGGCACACCTCCCCGGATCACAGATGCCACAATCGCCGAGATTGCGGCGAGCGCACTCGATCTCCTGGCGCGCGTCGTGACTCCCGTTGCCGCGGAGCTCCCCAACACACTCGTGCACCAGGACCTCCACGATTCGAACGTGCTCGCGGACGCGGACGGCGGGATCGCCGCGTTCATTGACTTCGACGACATGTTGGTGGGGTGGCGCGTGGCCGAGCCCGCAATTGCAGCTGCCTACCTCGCGCGGCACACGGATGATCCGAGGGCCGCAGTCGACGCGGTCGCCGCAGGATGGGAGGCGGCTCTTCCTTTGCAGAGGCAGAGCGCCGCGCGTATCGCGCACTCGTGCTCGCACGGCTGGCGCTGA
- the guaA gene encoding glutamine-hydrolyzing GMP synthase, which translates to MATQAEQMDTGQRPVLVVDFGAQYAQLIARRVREAGVYSELVPHTVTAAEVTALNPLGIVLSGGPSSVYEVGAPQFDDAIFELGIPVLGICYGFQVMARALGGTVGNTGDREYGATEATVVGDGGAILGGQPATQNVWMSHGDAVQSAPEGFDVLARTDVTPVAAFGSPARKLYGVQWHPEVKHSDHGQQILENFLHHVAEIPSDWNAGNVIADQIERIRAQVGTARVISAMSGGVDSAVSTALVHKAIGDQLTAVFVDHGLLRKGEREQVERDYVASTGVHLITVEAEDTFLGHLAGVTDPEEKRKIIGREFIRSFEKVQRELVAEAKAEGESVKFLVQGTLYPDVVESGGGAGTANIKSHHNVGGLPDDLDFELIEPLRALFKDEVRAIGRELGIPEQIVGRQPFPGPGLGIRIVGEVTRERLDVLREADAIARAELTAAGLDQEIWQCPVVLLADVRSVGVQGDGRTYGHPIVLRPVSSEDAMTADWTRVPYEVLARISNRITNQVPEVNRVVLDVTSKPPGTIEWE; encoded by the coding sequence ATGGCGACACAGGCAGAACAAATGGACACCGGGCAGCGCCCTGTCCTCGTGGTAGATTTCGGCGCGCAGTACGCGCAGCTGATCGCCCGTCGGGTACGCGAGGCCGGGGTCTACTCCGAGCTCGTCCCGCACACGGTCACAGCGGCCGAGGTCACGGCGCTGAACCCGCTCGGGATCGTGCTTTCCGGCGGCCCCTCCTCGGTCTACGAGGTCGGTGCTCCCCAGTTCGACGACGCGATTTTTGAGCTTGGGATCCCCGTGCTCGGGATCTGCTACGGCTTCCAGGTGATGGCGCGTGCACTCGGCGGCACCGTCGGCAACACCGGTGATCGCGAGTACGGCGCCACTGAGGCGACCGTGGTCGGCGATGGCGGGGCGATCCTCGGCGGTCAGCCCGCCACCCAGAACGTGTGGATGAGCCACGGCGACGCTGTGCAGAGCGCACCTGAGGGGTTCGACGTCCTCGCGCGTACCGACGTCACGCCCGTTGCAGCGTTCGGTTCGCCTGCGCGCAAACTGTATGGCGTGCAGTGGCACCCTGAGGTGAAGCACTCTGACCACGGCCAGCAGATTCTGGAGAACTTCCTGCACCACGTGGCGGAGATCCCATCTGACTGGAACGCTGGCAATGTGATCGCGGATCAGATCGAGCGCATTCGCGCACAGGTCGGAACTGCGCGTGTGATCTCGGCAATGTCCGGTGGCGTCGATTCCGCCGTTTCGACGGCGCTCGTACACAAGGCGATCGGCGATCAGCTGACCGCCGTGTTCGTAGACCACGGTCTGCTGCGCAAGGGGGAGCGCGAGCAGGTCGAGCGCGACTATGTCGCCTCGACCGGTGTGCACCTCATCACCGTTGAGGCAGAGGACACGTTCCTCGGTCACCTCGCAGGTGTGACAGACCCCGAAGAAAAGCGCAAGATCATCGGGCGCGAGTTCATTCGCTCGTTCGAGAAGGTGCAGCGCGAGCTCGTCGCCGAGGCCAAGGCTGAGGGCGAGTCCGTGAAGTTTCTCGTGCAGGGCACCCTCTACCCCGACGTGGTTGAGTCGGGTGGCGGAGCGGGCACCGCAAACATCAAGTCGCACCACAACGTCGGCGGACTTCCCGATGATCTCGACTTCGAACTGATTGAGCCGCTCCGCGCCCTCTTTAAAGACGAAGTGCGCGCGATCGGCCGCGAGCTCGGCATTCCTGAGCAGATCGTCGGGCGCCAGCCGTTCCCTGGGCCCGGCCTGGGCATCCGCATCGTGGGAGAAGTCACACGCGAGCGGCTCGATGTCTTGCGCGAGGCTGACGCGATCGCTCGCGCTGAGCTGACCGCTGCGGGACTGGACCAGGAGATTTGGCAGTGCCCTGTGGTGTTGCTCGCTGACGTCCGCTCCGTTGGTGTGCAGGGCGATGGCCGCACCTATGGACACCCGATCGTGCTGCGTCCCGTGTCCTCTGAAGATGCGATGACGGCCGACTGGACCCGCGTCCCGTACGAGGTGCTCGCGCGCATCTCCAACCGGATTACCAACCAGGTGCCCGAGGTCAACCGCGTGGTACTCGACGTGACGTCGAAGCCACCGGGGACTATCGAGTGGGAGTAA
- a CDS encoding XRE family transcriptional regulator yields MTAQQLARAAELSPAQVSQIERGNNDPSLEALRRIARALNTPLFDLFSDRVDQPVRVIREADRMIIRSPHGGLSYSRVSPGSGQLEVLAGELEPGAASSDTLWSHPPSEECVLVSSGTLTLEVDSDTIELQAGDSAYFESLHPHRFVNNTDAMVSFTISVTPPSF; encoded by the coding sequence ATGACTGCGCAGCAGCTTGCCAGAGCGGCCGAGCTCTCGCCAGCCCAAGTGAGCCAGATCGAACGCGGAAACAACGACCCGAGCCTCGAGGCCCTCAGGCGCATTGCCCGCGCACTCAACACACCGCTCTTCGATCTCTTCTCCGACCGCGTCGATCAACCCGTTCGCGTCATCCGGGAGGCCGATCGCATGATCATTCGCTCACCGCACGGTGGACTCTCTTACTCGCGCGTCTCCCCCGGCAGCGGCCAGCTCGAGGTGCTTGCTGGTGAGCTTGAGCCGGGAGCCGCTTCCAGCGACACGCTCTGGTCGCATCCGCCCAGTGAGGAGTGTGTGCTTGTTTCCTCCGGCACGCTCACCCTGGAAGTCGACAGCGACACCATTGAGCTCCAGGCTGGCGACAGCGCCTACTTCGAATCACTTCACCCACATCGTTTCGTCAATAACACCGACGCGATGGTGTCGTTCACCATCTCAGTCACCCCTCCCAGTTTCTGA
- a CDS encoding DUF3817 domain-containing protein: MQLQPKPADYPRIRKALSFYKVTSVITGVMLLLLVAVMIMKYAFNVQLFLFTPNAFAEFVPLAPEGVDSDFVPQGFDLFKAILIAHGWFYVVYLVSDFMLWSPMRWHFGRFLLIALGGVIPFMSFFLEARIVRQVTGYLDAHAAKAEVSA; the protein is encoded by the coding sequence ATGCAACTCCAGCCCAAGCCAGCAGATTACCCACGCATTCGCAAGGCGCTGAGCTTCTATAAGGTCACCTCGGTGATCACCGGTGTCATGCTCCTCCTGCTCGTCGCAGTGATGATCATGAAGTACGCGTTCAACGTGCAGTTGTTCCTGTTCACCCCGAACGCCTTCGCAGAATTCGTGCCGCTCGCCCCGGAGGGGGTCGACAGTGATTTTGTGCCGCAGGGCTTCGACCTGTTCAAGGCGATCCTGATCGCTCACGGCTGGTTCTATGTGGTGTACCTCGTCTCCGACTTCATGCTCTGGAGCCCCATGCGGTGGCACTTTGGGCGGTTCTTGCTCATCGCACTGGGCGGTGTGATTCCGTTCATGTCGTTCTTCCTTGAAGCACGGATCGTGCGTCAGGTCACTGGCTACCTTGATGCACACGCGGCGAAAGCCGAAGTCTCGGCATAG
- a CDS encoding Na+/H+ antiporter NhaC family protein: MSQDRAHSPLTFRIGLFGAFIAPIVFVVSTILFFVVFRAFDMNALTTAALVGLFIAAPFARGYDSFWAAAVRGISSPTSITLILLLFSIGLTSSLIKSTGISQGFIWLSLSLGVHGGLFIAITFAAVCAIAMATASSLGTMFTAFPIFYPAGFVLGADPVLLAGAILSGALFGDNLAPISDSTVISSTTQRYRTRPGTAEVPGVVGSRLRYSLTAAAIAFCLFLGIGTLVSPGSSAIAAVSPDDFSAQGLWMLVAVVALLATAIVTRNIFKAVTVGLLTGIVVGLLSGVLTPAGIIGVEDEAITGFLVGGVTNILPIIGLNIGIFAMLGVLESAGVLDRLVSKVVTSGWVTTPRRAEVAIGAGILATTTLFAGVNGPSMLVFGPIADRIGAQVGLHPYRRANVMDCFALGLGSVVPVVSSFLFIASLLTSDQGDAPALDPMSIFTGAFYPLVLTCVIAFAVITGWGRRYEGAHGSLEKDASRAVIISEADAEYAAEAQAQAQAQAQAQAQAPAAADVTTSALKSPISPSSAPTS; the protein is encoded by the coding sequence ATGAGCCAGGACCGGGCACACTCGCCCCTCACGTTTCGGATAGGCCTATTTGGAGCGTTCATCGCGCCAATCGTCTTCGTCGTTTCGACAATCCTCTTCTTCGTGGTGTTTCGCGCATTCGACATGAACGCACTCACCACAGCAGCGCTCGTTGGCCTCTTCATCGCAGCGCCTTTCGCCCGCGGCTACGACTCCTTCTGGGCCGCGGCGGTGCGCGGAATCTCCTCGCCCACCTCAATCACGCTGATCCTCCTTCTCTTCTCAATCGGCCTCACCTCGTCGCTCATCAAATCAACGGGCATCTCGCAGGGGTTCATCTGGTTGTCGCTCTCACTCGGTGTGCATGGTGGACTCTTCATCGCAATTACGTTCGCCGCCGTCTGTGCCATCGCAATGGCCACTGCATCATCGCTTGGCACCATGTTCACCGCGTTCCCGATCTTCTACCCGGCCGGATTCGTCCTGGGCGCAGACCCGGTGTTGCTCGCTGGCGCGATCCTCTCCGGAGCACTGTTCGGTGACAACCTCGCTCCGATCTCGGATTCGACCGTGATCTCCTCGACCACGCAGCGCTACCGCACCCGACCGGGCACCGCAGAGGTGCCTGGGGTTGTGGGGAGCCGACTGCGCTACTCACTCACGGCAGCAGCCATCGCATTCTGCCTGTTCCTCGGTATCGGCACGCTGGTGTCACCAGGAAGCAGCGCAATCGCGGCCGTGTCCCCAGACGATTTCTCCGCGCAAGGCCTCTGGATGCTCGTGGCGGTTGTCGCCCTGCTGGCCACGGCGATCGTGACCCGCAATATCTTCAAGGCAGTGACCGTGGGGCTCCTCACGGGCATTGTGGTCGGCCTGCTCAGTGGTGTTCTCACCCCAGCTGGAATCATTGGGGTAGAAGACGAGGCGATCACCGGATTCCTGGTCGGTGGTGTGACCAACATCTTGCCCATTATCGGACTCAACATCGGCATCTTCGCCATGCTGGGCGTGCTCGAAAGCGCTGGCGTACTCGATCGACTGGTGTCCAAAGTCGTCACCAGCGGCTGGGTCACCACACCGCGTCGGGCCGAGGTTGCCATCGGGGCCGGCATCCTTGCCACCACCACGCTCTTTGCCGGAGTCAACGGTCCCTCAATGCTGGTGTTCGGGCCGATTGCCGACCGGATCGGTGCGCAGGTCGGGCTCCACCCGTATCGCCGGGCCAACGTGATGGACTGCTTTGCGCTCGGGCTGGGCAGTGTCGTCCCCGTCGTGAGCTCGTTCCTGTTTATTGCGAGCCTCCTCACCTCGGATCAGGGTGACGCGCCGGCACTCGATCCCATGTCGATCTTTACCGGAGCGTTCTATCCCCTTGTGCTGACCTGCGTGATCGCTTTCGCCGTCATCACCGGGTGGGGACGGCGTTACGAAGGAGCACACGGCTCGCTCGAAAAGGACGCCTCGCGAGCCGTCATCATCTCCGAAGCTGACGCCGAATACGCCGCCGAGGCACAGGCACAGGCACAGGCACAGGCACAGGCACAGGCACAAGCACCGGCCGCTGCCGATGTCACCACTTCGGCCCTGAAATCACCGATCTCACCCTCTTCCGCACCCACTTCCTAG